From Cellulophaga lytica DSM 7489, a single genomic window includes:
- a CDS encoding retropepsin-like aspartic protease, protein MNKTRVFIYSVILILITSCATSKAVKYFKEGKTKQENFKVTLPFEIKNGWIIIPVEINNKNYNFLFDTGTPTLVSKELAKSLNLKIIDSVNVSDVFNKKQTNQYTRIESIGIGKIDFVETVALINDFNSIPMWSSLNIDGFIGSSLLQHAIWDIDFDKKQIIITDNESKLSLPEKIIENKLFIGYAGIPSIACKINGEKVWNFDVDFGYNGDLVIPFSEFEKQKENGQISDFTESKTTGSIGIYGKHDNARISYTGIINELEFGNTILKKQKVYSEQYLGRRFGLDFFKNYRVILNWNSKKIKLIEYNNSK, encoded by the coding sequence ATGAACAAAACAAGAGTATTTATTTATTCAGTAATATTAATTTTAATAACTAGTTGTGCAACTAGCAAAGCAGTAAAATACTTTAAAGAAGGAAAAACAAAACAAGAAAACTTTAAAGTTACTTTACCTTTCGAAATTAAAAATGGTTGGATAATTATTCCTGTAGAAATAAATAATAAAAATTATAATTTTCTTTTTGATACTGGGACGCCAACTCTTGTGTCAAAAGAACTTGCTAAAAGTTTAAATTTGAAAATTATTGACTCTGTAAATGTTTCTGATGTTTTTAATAAAAAACAAACTAATCAATATACCAGAATAGAATCTATTGGAATTGGAAAAATAGATTTTGTTGAAACAGTAGCCTTAATAAATGATTTTAATTCAATACCAATGTGGTCTTCTCTCAATATTGACGGGTTTATTGGTTCAAGTTTACTGCAACACGCTATTTGGGATATTGATTTTGATAAGAAACAAATTATTATAACTGACAATGAATCGAAATTAAGCTTACCTGAAAAAATAATTGAAAATAAATTATTTATTGGTTATGCAGGAATACCTTCTATTGCTTGTAAAATAAATGGTGAAAAAGTTTGGAATTTTGATGTCGATTTTGGCTATAATGGAGATTTAGTTATACCTTTTTCCGAATTTGAAAAGCAAAAAGAAAATGGACAAATATCAGATTTCACTGAATCTAAAACAACCGGTTCTATTGGGATTTATGGAAAACACGACAATGCAAGGATATCTTACACAGGAATTATTAATGAATTAGAATTCGGAAATACTATTTTAAAAAAACAAAAAGTATATTCAGAGCAATATTTGGGTAGAAGATTTGGTTTAGACTTTTTTAAAAATTATCGAGTAATTCTAAATTGGAATAGTAAAAAAATAAAGTTAATAGAATATAATAACTCTAAATAA
- a CDS encoding ATP-dependent DNA helicase, whose protein sequence is MSKINSHIFDIDKTICKNIEKFDINERGLLSQNILSQLRNYVEHIALKVFEDAQQTELNNSYENIQNAIEYIKARGDLKFLSRFHKLLQITASHYTLNEESSERLILKYFEYLIKIKSFLYNTYNLDVLHNLKDFPIQTDSNLKEYYDKISSLIKQPEGNRKKTNYKDRYYIQKIKPFFVKNEIFYEVTFRRANDYTSKFDRIIAFTKLEILGNYAVKLSISTDFIEILDKKMPIQIIDSWEVSIRPCEIDNFAKIFGVNSKISSGKEPYELMKYLTSTGLNLVEVISLNDWYYEYVKKTVTEKAKASRIFQLLDKCREMSRTKSDGHNLLRYLLLKLNNKIIKKQYTNSPCDLLSNLNLEFGCIPFDQMPFNSALINHNPKLSDLFASINTEDRKHEILARHIKNNTEQKGQLFTAINEIENFDNVEELISQWNDNLYWKHKNRGIESFKKNVFIKGYEADTFNIINKLKEISSTGIKNYKNSIESWLNSTAYKIDCEEKKTALKNLFESSKVALIYGAAGTGKSTMINHISNFFDKESKLYLANTNPAVDNLKRNIKVANCNFKTITKFTWSKETEYDILIIDECSTVSNSDMLKILNKAKFRLLILVGDVFQIESILFGNWFSLIKSFIPESSVFELEKPYRSNNPDLLRLWERVRNIEDNILESLTKNEYSKTLDNSIFQNAEEDEIILCLNYDGLYGINNINSFLQSSNSNQTFIWGTQTYKVEDPIIFNESGRFSPLIYNNLKGKISGIELLGEQIQFDIEVNLVLNEFDTEWYDFELLDNSENGNSVIRFTVDKYKSTDNDDDDSSNIIPFQVAYAVSIHKAQGLEYNSVKIVITDEVEEMISHNIFYTAITRAKENLKIYWTPESEKKIIESFKTKFNKKDYALLKTKNSL, encoded by the coding sequence ATGAGTAAAATCAATTCCCACATATTTGATATTGATAAAACAATTTGTAAGAACATTGAGAAATTTGATATTAATGAAAGAGGGTTATTATCTCAAAATATTTTATCTCAACTTAGGAATTATGTTGAACATATTGCCCTAAAAGTTTTTGAGGATGCACAACAAACAGAATTAAATAATAGCTACGAAAATATCCAGAACGCTATTGAATATATAAAAGCTAGAGGAGACTTAAAATTTTTATCAAGATTTCATAAACTCTTACAAATTACAGCTTCGCATTATACTCTAAACGAAGAAAGTTCAGAAAGATTAATACTAAAATACTTCGAATACCTTATTAAAATAAAGTCTTTTCTTTACAATACATATAATTTAGATGTTCTTCACAACCTAAAAGATTTTCCAATCCAAACAGATTCTAACTTAAAAGAATATTATGACAAAATTTCTTCATTAATTAAGCAACCAGAAGGGAATCGAAAAAAAACTAATTACAAAGACAGATATTATATTCAAAAAATAAAACCTTTTTTTGTAAAAAATGAAATATTCTATGAAGTAACTTTTCGCAGAGCTAATGATTATACTAGCAAATTTGACAGAATAATTGCTTTTACGAAGCTTGAAATTCTTGGAAATTATGCAGTAAAATTATCAATAAGCACAGATTTTATAGAGATTTTAGATAAAAAAATGCCTATTCAAATCATTGATAGTTGGGAGGTTTCAATACGACCTTGTGAAATAGATAATTTCGCAAAAATTTTTGGCGTGAACTCTAAAATTAGTAGTGGTAAGGAACCTTATGAACTAATGAAATATTTAACATCCACCGGATTAAATTTAGTAGAGGTTATTAGTTTAAATGATTGGTATTATGAATACGTAAAAAAGACGGTTACTGAAAAAGCTAAAGCTTCTCGAATATTCCAACTACTGGACAAATGCAGAGAAATGAGTAGAACTAAAAGTGACGGTCATAACCTACTTAGGTATTTACTACTCAAGCTTAATAATAAAATAATTAAAAAACAATACACTAATTCTCCTTGTGATTTATTATCAAATCTAAATTTAGAGTTTGGGTGTATTCCTTTTGACCAAATGCCTTTTAATTCGGCATTAATTAATCACAATCCTAAATTGAGTGACCTTTTTGCATCTATCAATACTGAAGACAGAAAACACGAAATATTAGCAAGACATATAAAAAACAATACAGAACAAAAAGGACAATTATTTACTGCTATCAATGAAATTGAAAACTTTGATAATGTTGAAGAACTTATAAGTCAATGGAATGACAATCTATATTGGAAACACAAAAATAGAGGAATAGAAAGTTTTAAAAAAAATGTATTTATCAAAGGCTATGAAGCAGATACTTTTAACATTATAAACAAACTAAAAGAAATATCATCTACGGGAATTAAAAATTATAAAAACTCAATAGAATCTTGGCTTAATTCAACTGCTTATAAAATTGATTGTGAAGAAAAAAAGACTGCTCTTAAAAACTTATTCGAAAGCTCAAAAGTAGCTTTAATTTATGGGGCAGCTGGAACTGGAAAATCAACTATGATTAATCATATTTCAAACTTTTTTGACAAAGAAAGTAAGTTATATTTGGCAAATACAAATCCTGCAGTTGACAATTTAAAACGTAATATAAAGGTTGCCAATTGTAATTTTAAAACTATAACCAAATTTACTTGGAGTAAAGAAACTGAATACGATATTTTAATTATAGATGAGTGCAGTACAGTAAGTAATTCGGATATGCTTAAAATACTTAACAAAGCAAAATTCAGGCTGCTTATTCTTGTTGGAGACGTATTTCAAATAGAATCAATACTTTTTGGTAATTGGTTCAGTCTAATAAAATCTTTTATTCCAGAATCTTCAGTATTTGAATTGGAAAAACCTTATAGAAGTAATAATCCAGATTTATTAAGACTTTGGGAAAGAGTAAGAAACATTGAAGACAATATTCTAGAAAGTTTAACGAAAAACGAATATTCTAAAACACTTGATAATTCAATTTTTCAAAATGCCGAAGAAGACGAAATAATACTTTGTTTGAATTACGATGGGCTTTACGGCATAAACAATATAAATTCATTTTTACAAAGCAGTAATTCTAATCAGACATTTATTTGGGGTACTCAAACTTACAAAGTTGAAGACCCAATAATTTTTAACGAATCAGGTCGCTTTTCACCATTAATTTATAATAACCTAAAAGGTAAAATCTCAGGAATTGAATTACTTGGCGAACAAATACAATTTGACATTGAAGTTAATCTAGTACTTAATGAATTTGATACTGAGTGGTATGATTTTGAACTCTTAGATAATTCTGAAAATGGAAATTCTGTAATTCGATTTACTGTCGATAAGTACAAAAGTACTGATAATGATGATGACGATTCTAGCAATATTATTCCTTTTCAAGTAGCTTATGCAGTTTCTATCCATAAAGCACAAGGATTAGAATATAATTCTGTAAAAATTGTGATAACAGATGAAGTTGAAGAGATGATTTCCCATAATATCTTTTATACAGCAATTACAAGAGCAAAAGAAAATCTAAAAATTTATTGGACACCTGAATCTGAAAAGAAAATTATAGAAAGTTTTAAAACTAAGTTTAACAAAAAGGACTATGCTTTACTTAAAACAAAGAATAGTCTTTAA